In Fibrobacterota bacterium, one genomic interval encodes:
- a CDS encoding response regulator, with protein MSIAGKRLLWVDDEIEFLRAHIMFMEEHGYVVEKATNGDDAVAMIKSAPYDLVLLDEQMAGKDGLSTLEEIKDYDQNIPVVMVTKSEEERLMEAALGRNINGYLIKPVNPSQILSVCKGILHSRAIRSNHVTSAYVRELSENKSSLMTNLLPQKWEKIFFQLCKWDNDLQALVDQGMIDTHIGQKKEIAKRFISYVEENYVSWFGKKGGNPNMSTQALKRKVIPPLKKGEKVCLVVMAGFRVDQWLALQPLLEPFFKVENAISWALLPSEKTNCRAGLFSGQSPREVSLKQPSLWKKMQEEEDKAPYERELLRQNLRINGIDLEDPKIIHLRQPEDGEKLLADLPKYEEESLLTVVVEFFDMLNQLRQASPVLKEIAPDEKGFRELARTWFKSSKLFEMLKAMAEKNRTVILTSDHGTVLVDAPAEVFCQEEKTPNPRVKIGQNISCDERHALFVETPVQFGLPGEVGEIAYAIAKDNYYFVYPNKFQYFVTQFKGQMVGGGLSIEELLVPLVTLTPKT; from the coding sequence ATGAGCATTGCCGGCAAACGCCTCCTTTGGGTCGATGACGAAATCGAATTCCTCCGGGCCCATATCATGTTCATGGAAGAGCACGGCTACGTGGTCGAGAAAGCCACCAATGGCGACGATGCCGTGGCCATGATCAAGAGCGCGCCCTACGATCTGGTCCTGCTCGACGAGCAGATGGCCGGCAAGGACGGCCTCTCCACCCTGGAAGAGATCAAGGATTACGATCAGAACATCCCCGTGGTGATGGTGACCAAGAGCGAAGAAGAGCGCCTGATGGAAGCCGCCCTGGGCCGCAACATCAACGGCTACCTCATCAAGCCGGTGAATCCCTCGCAGATCCTTTCGGTATGCAAGGGCATCCTGCATTCGCGGGCCATCCGCAGCAACCACGTGACATCGGCCTACGTGCGCGAGCTCTCCGAGAACAAGTCCAGCCTGATGACCAACCTGCTTCCCCAGAAATGGGAGAAGATCTTCTTCCAGCTCTGCAAATGGGACAACGATCTGCAAGCCCTCGTGGACCAGGGCATGATAGACACCCATATCGGGCAGAAGAAGGAAATCGCCAAGCGGTTCATCTCCTACGTCGAGGAGAACTACGTTTCCTGGTTCGGCAAGAAGGGCGGCAACCCCAACATGTCCACCCAGGCGCTCAAGCGCAAGGTCATCCCGCCCCTTAAAAAGGGGGAGAAGGTCTGCTTGGTCGTAATGGCGGGTTTCCGGGTGGATCAATGGCTGGCCCTGCAACCCCTGCTCGAACCCTTCTTCAAGGTCGAGAACGCCATCTCCTGGGCGCTCCTCCCCAGCGAAAAGACCAACTGCCGCGCCGGGCTCTTCTCGGGCCAATCGCCCCGCGAAGTCAGCCTCAAGCAGCCGAGCTTGTGGAAGAAGATGCAGGAAGAAGAGGACAAGGCTCCCTATGAGCGGGAGCTACTGCGCCAGAATCTGCGCATCAACGGCATCGATCTCGAGGATCCCAAGATCATCCACTTGCGCCAACCCGAGGACGGCGAGAAGCTGCTCGCCGATCTTCCCAAGTACGAGGAAGAATCCCTGCTCACCGTCGTCGTCGAATTCTTCGATATGCTCAACCAGCTCCGCCAGGCGAGCCCGGTCCTCAAGGAAATCGCCCCGGACGAAAAAGGCTTCCGCGAATTGGCGCGCACCTGGTTCAAATCGTCCAAGCTTTTCGAAATGCTGAAGGCGATGGCGGAGAAGAACCGTACCGTGATCCTGACCAGCGATCATGGCACCGTCCTGGTGGACGCGCCGGCCGAGGTCTTCTGCCAGGAAGAAAAGACGCCCAACCCGCGCGTGAAGATCGGCCAGAATATCTCCTGCGATGAGCGTCACGCTTTGTTCGTGGAAACCCCCGTCCAGTTCGGCCTGCCCGGCGAAGTCGGCGAGATCGCCTACGCCATCGCGAAGGACAACTACTACTTCGTCTACCCCAACAAGTTCCAGTACTTCGTGACGCAGTTTAAGGGGCAAATGGTGGGGGGCGGGTTGTCCATCGAGGAGCTGCTGGTTCCTTTGGTGACTTTGACTCCGAAGACTTGA
- the tsaE gene encoding tRNA (adenosine(37)-N6)-threonylcarbamoyltransferase complex ATPase subunit type 1 TsaE: MEEIRTHSEEASEAWARAFATRLKAGDGVALSGDLGAGKTVVCRGIARGLGFPGDVHSPSYALVHEYPGGSLPLFHMDLYRLAPGSDWEEIGLDHYFRQGGVCLVEWAERLPAGTTFTWRIDLTADGPSDRIIRVARD, from the coding sequence ATGGAAGAGATCCGCACCCACTCCGAAGAAGCCTCGGAGGCCTGGGCCCGCGCCTTCGCAACGCGCCTCAAGGCCGGGGACGGGGTCGCGCTATCCGGGGACCTCGGCGCGGGAAAGACCGTCGTTTGCCGGGGCATCGCCCGCGGGCTCGGATTTCCGGGCGACGTCCATTCGCCTTCTTACGCCTTGGTCCACGAGTATCCCGGGGGCAGCCTGCCCCTCTTCCATATGGACCTGTACCGGCTGGCACCGGGATCGGATTGGGAAGAGATCGGGCTCGATCATTATTTCCGGCAAGGCGGCGTATGCCTGGTGGAATGGGCGGAGCGTCTTCCCGCCGGAACGACGTTCACCTGGCGGATCGACCTCACCGCGGACGGCCCGTCGGATCGGATAATCCGCGTCGCGCGCGACTAG
- a CDS encoding ABC transporter substrate-binding protein, translated as MFGLKRSIAVVLMAGVTAFAANPGDPVAIIKKKDAELQKMLRDKGASKDRLKVLINGIFDFEELGKRALGPETWKTMTPDQQKRFVKAFREMVENASVRKLEAYESDSSTYEAPEIANGKASVTAHVWNKGTESVVTYKLLAEDSTWKAWDLIIDDLSTARNYGDQFKTILKTSNIDGLIAKLEKKANEGGDTKSADNLKAKSEKGATAHAKASSAKSSSASAKAPAKGPAAAAPVTP; from the coding sequence ATGTTCGGATTGAAGCGGTCGATAGCGGTAGTTCTGATGGCGGGAGTCACGGCCTTCGCGGCCAACCCCGGCGATCCGGTGGCCATCATCAAGAAGAAGGACGCGGAACTTCAGAAGATGCTGCGGGACAAAGGCGCCTCCAAGGATCGGCTGAAGGTGCTCATCAACGGGATTTTCGATTTCGAAGAGCTCGGCAAACGGGCCCTGGGACCGGAAACCTGGAAGACCATGACGCCGGACCAGCAGAAGCGATTCGTGAAGGCTTTCCGGGAGATGGTGGAGAACGCCTCGGTCAGGAAACTGGAAGCCTACGAGTCCGATTCTTCCACCTACGAAGCCCCGGAGATCGCGAACGGGAAAGCCAGCGTTACGGCCCATGTTTGGAACAAAGGGACGGAGTCGGTGGTGACCTACAAGCTGCTGGCCGAGGACTCCACCTGGAAGGCTTGGGATCTGATCATCGACGATTTGAGCACGGCCCGCAATTACGGGGATCAGTTCAAGACGATCCTGAAGACCTCCAATATCGACGGGCTCATCGCCAAGCTGGAGAAGAAGGCCAACGAAGGCGGGGACACCAAGAGCGCCGACAACCTGAAGGCCAAGTCCGAGAAGGGCGCCACGGCCCATGCGAAGGCCTCGTCCGCCAAATCCTCCTCCGCCTCGGCGAAAGCGCCGGCCAAGGGCCCCGCGGCCGCCGCGCCGGTCACCCCGTGA